One part of the Podarcis muralis chromosome 3, rPodMur119.hap1.1, whole genome shotgun sequence genome encodes these proteins:
- the MCM3 gene encoding DNA replication licensing factor MCM3, with protein sequence MAAAAAVLDDAELREAQRDYLDFLDDEEDQGIYQSKVRDMISDNQYRLIVNINDLRRKNEKRASRLLNSAFEEMVAFQRALKDFVASVDATYSKQYEDFYIGLEGSFGSKHVTPRTLTSHYLSCIVCVEGIVTKCSLVRPKIVRSVHYCPATKKTIERRYTDMTSLEPFPSAAVYPTKDEENNPLETEYGLSTYKDHQTITIQEMPEKAPAGQLPRSVDIILDDDLVDKVKPGDRVQVIGTFRCLPGKKGGYTSGTFRTILIACQVKQMNKEVRPEYSSADISKIKKFSKSHSKDVFDQLSRSLAPSIHGHEYIKKAILCMLLGGVEKVLENKSRLRGDINILLIGDPSVAKSQLLRYVLCTAPRAIPTTGRGSSGVGLTAAVTTDPETGERCLEAGAMVLADRGVVCIDEFDKMSDIDRTAIHEVMEQGRVTIAKAGIQAQLNARCSVLAAANPVYGKYDQYKTPMENIGLQDSLLSRFDLLFIVLDQMDPELDREISDHVLRMHRYRAAGEQDGDAMPLGSTVELLATDDPAFAEEEDHELQVYEKHDDLLHGPKRRKEKIVSVEFMRKYIHFAKMIKPVLTEEAAAFIAQEYSSLRSQDQISSDVARTSPITARTLETLIRLSTAHAKARMSKTVDKQDAKAALELVQFAYFKKVLEKEKKRKKQTEDGSDPDTENEAAQESETREKKRRKTRSSDHEPVEGETHDPYSFSDTEEEMPEVEAHTPKTTEPLGTGETKSKLAESRLKAFKAALLEVFKAAHAQSVGLKSVMESINRDNPNPFSSAEVKVALEQMQDDNQIMMSDDIIFLI encoded by the exons atggcggcggcggcggcggtgctgGATGACGCGGAGCTGAGGGAGGCCCAGAGGGACTACCTGGACTTCCTGGACGACGag GAGGACCAAGGGATTTACCAGAGTAAAGTCCGGGACATGATTAGCGACAACCAGTACCGCCTGATTGTGAACATCAATGACCTCCgaagaaaaaatgagaaaagagCCAGTCG TTTGCTGAACAGTGCCTTTGAGGAGATGGTGGCTTTCCAGCGTGCCCTGAAGGACTTCGTTGCTTCTGTTGACGCCACCTATTCCAAGCAGTATGAAGATTTTTACATTGGGCTTGAGGGAAGCTTTGGATCTAAACATGTGACACCACGGACGCTGACATCCCACTATCTCAGCTGCATCGTCTGTGTGGAGGGTATTGTAACAAAAT GTTCTTTGGTCCGCCCAAAGATTGTGCGCAGTGTGCACTATTGCCCTGCTACCAAGAAGACAATTGAACGCCGGTACACAGATATGACATCCCTGGAACCTTTTCCATCAGCTGCTGTTTACCCTACCAAG GATGAAGAGAACAACCCACTTGAGACAGAATATGGCCTGTCTACCTACAAGGACCACCAGACAATCACAATCCAAGAGATGCCAGAGAAAGCACCAGCCGGGCAGCTCCCTCGCTCTGTGGACATCATTCTAGACGATGACTTGGTAGACAAGGTGAAACCGGGGGACAGAGTGCAGGTCATTGGGACGTTCCGTTGTCTGCCAGGAAAGAAAGGTGGCTACACTTCAGGGACATTTAG AACTATTCTGATCGCTTGCCAAGTGAAGCAAATGAATAAGGAGGTTCGGCCTGAATATTCATCAGCTGATATTTCCAAGATAAAAAAATTCAGCAAAAGCCACTCAAAG GATGTGTTTGATCAGCTGTCAAGGTCTCTGGCTCCCAGTATCCATGGCCATGAGTACATCAAGAAGGCAATTCTCTGCATGCTGCTAGGGGGAGTGGAGAAGGTGCTGGAGAACAAAAGTCGCCTCCGAGGGGATATTAACATCCTGCTAATTG GTGACCCTTCTGTTGCAAAGTCTCAGTTGCTGCGTTATGTGCTGTGCACAGCTCCACGGGCCATCCCCACCACAGGCAGGGGTTCCTCTGGAGTCGGTCTGACTGCTGCTGTCACTACAGACCCGGAAACTG GAGAGCGTTGTCTGGAAGCAGGTGCCATGGTCTTGGCTGACCGGGGTGTGGTATGCATTGATGAATTTGATAAGATGTCTGACATTGACCGCACAGCTATCCATGAGGTGATGGAGCAAGGTCGCGTTACCATTGCCAAGGCAGGTATTCAGGCCCAGCTCAATGCTCGCTGCAGCGTTCTAGCAGCTGCCAACCCAGTGTATGGAAAG TATGACCAATACAAAACCCCCATGGAGAACATTGGCTTGCAGGACTCTCTGCTGTCTCGATTTGATTTGCTCTTCATTGTCTTGGATCAAATGGATCCAGAGCTAGATCGGGAGATTTCGGACCATGTTTTGCGGATGCATCGTTACAGAGCAGCTGGTGAACAGGATGGAGATG CCATGCCTTTGGGTAGCACCGTTGAGCTGTTGGCCACCGATGATCCTGCCTTTGCTGAGGAGGAGGACCACGAGCTGCAGGTGTATGAAAAACACGACGATCTACTGCATGGGCCTAAGAGGAGGAA AGAGAAGATCGTTAGTGTGGAGTTCATGAGGAAATACATTCATTTCGCCAAGATGATCAAGCCAGTCTTGACTGAGGAGGCAGCAGCCTTCATCGCTCAGGAATATTCTTCTCTTCGCAGTCAGGACCAGATCAGCTCTGATGTGGCTAGA ACTTCCCCTATAACGGCCCGTACGCTGGAAACTCTGATCAGACTCTCAACTGCACATGCTAAAGCCAGGATGAGCAAAACAGTGGACAAGCAGGATGCCAAAGCTGCTTTAGAGCTGGTGCAATTTGCCTACTTCAAAAAG gttttggaaaaagaaaagaagagaaagaagcagaCTGAAGATGGTTCAGACCCAGACACAGAGAATGAAGCTGCACAAGAAAGTGAaacgagagagaaaaagag AAGGAAGACACGTTCTAGTGATCATGAGCCAGTGGAAGGGGAGACTCATGATCCCTATTCCTTCAGCGACACTGAAGAAGAAATGCCAGAAG TTGAGGCACACACTCCCAAGACTACTGAACCTTTGGGCACTGGTGAGACTAAGTCAAAGTTGGCTGAATCCAG ACTGAAAGCATTCAAGGCTGCCCTTCTGGAAGTATTCAAAGCTGCTCATGCGCAATCTGTGGGCTTGAAGAGCGTAATGGAGTCCATCAATCGAGACAACCCAAACCCTTTTTCATCTGCGGAAGTCAAGGTGGCCTTGGAACAGATGCAAGATGACAACCAGATCATGATGTCAGATGACATAATTTTCCTGATCTGA
- the LOC114593266 gene encoding interleukin-17F-like, with translation MASTRFPSLVGLLLLLLSAINLASGKAVKPGKNNEEPSENCPPQSGTQEDFPPKSLTFQVHIGRPQPASEVPQDIRNRSVSPWDYSTHEDPNRFPHVISKATCRHAFCLDRKGKPNIALNSVPIQQEIMVLRRKQVGCQQTFWLEKEVINVGCTCVMANTRTYAKRSA, from the exons ATGGCTTCTACAAGATTTCCCTCACTG GttgggttgttgctgctgctgctttcagctaTAAATTTAGCTTCTGGAAAAGCAGTTAAGCCTGGGAAAAACAACGAGGAACCCAGCGAGAACTGTCCACCCCAGTCTGGAACCCAAgaggatttccccccaaagtccCTGACATTCCAGGTCCACATTGGCCGCCCACAACCAGCCAGCGAGGTGCCTCAGGACATCAGGAACAGATCTGTATCTCCATGGGATTACAG CACCCACGAAGATCCCAACAGGTTTCCCCATGTGATTTCAAAAGCCACCTGCCGCCATGCCTTCTGTCTGGACAGGAAAGGCAAACCAAACATAGCCCTGAATTCTGTTCCTATTCAGCAGGAGATCATGGTTCTTCGACGGAAGCAGGTTGGTTGCCAGCAGACCTTTTGGCTGGAGAAAGAAGTGATTAATGTTGGTTGCACCTGCGTCATGGCAAACACCAGAACCTATGCTAAGAGAAGTGCCTGA